In Meleagris gallopavo isolate NT-WF06-2002-E0010 breed Aviagen turkey brand Nicholas breeding stock chromosome 5, Turkey_5.1, whole genome shotgun sequence, a single window of DNA contains:
- the BMP4 gene encoding bone morphogenetic protein 4: protein MIPGNRMLMVILLCQVLLGGTNHASLIPETGRKKVAELQGQAGSGRRSAQSHELLRGFETTLLQMFGLRRRPQPSKSAVIPSYMLDLYRLQSGEEEESLQEISLQYPERSTSRANTVRSFHHEEHLESVPGPSEAPRIRFVFNLSSVPDNEVISSAELRLYREQVEEPSAAWERGFHRINIYEVMKPLSERSQAITRLLDTRLVHHNVTRWETFDVSPAVIRWTKDKQPNHGLVIEVTHLHQAQTHQGKHVRISRSLPQGHGGDWAQLRPLLVTFGHDGRGHALTRRARRSPKHQRSRKNKKNCRRHALYVDFSDVGWNDWIVAPPGYQAFYCHGDCPFPLADHLNSTNHAIVQTLVNSVNSSIPKACCVPTELSAISMLYLDEYDKVVLKNYQEMVVEGCGCR, encoded by the exons ATGATTCCTGGTAACCGAATGCTGATGGTCATCCTACTATGCCAAGTCCTGCTGGGAGGTACCAACCATGCTAGCCTGATCCCCGAGACCGGCAGGAAGAAAGTCGCAGAGCTTCAGGGACAAGCCGGATCCGGACGCCGCTCTGCCCAAAGCCATGAACTCTTGCGGGGTTTCGAAACGACTCTGCTGCAGATGTTTGGGCTGCGAAGGCGGCCCCAGCCCAGCAAATCAGCCGTCATCCCCAGTTACATGCTGGATCTCTACCGACTCCAGTccggagaagaggaggagagcCTCCAGGAGATCAGCCTGCAGTACCCCGAGCGATCGACCAGCCGGGCCAACACCGTGAGGAGCTTCCACCATGAAG AGCACCTGGAGAGCGTCCCGGGTCCCAGCGAAGCGCCGCGGATCCGCTTCGTCTTCAACCTCAGCAGCGTGCCGGACAACGAGGTGATCTCGTCGGCGGAGCTGCGGCTGTACCGGGAGCAGGTGGAGGAGCCGAGCGCGGCGTGGGAGAGGGGCTTCCACCGGATAAACATTTACGAAGTGATGAAGCCGCTGTCGGAGCGCTCGCAGGCCATTACGCGCCTGTTGGACACGCGGTTGGTGCACCACAACGTGACGCGCTGGGAGACCTTTGATGTGAGCCCAGCCGTGATCCGGTGGACCAAGGACAAGCAGCCGAACCACGGACTGGTGATCGAGGTGACCCACCTCCACCAGGCACAGACTCATCAGGGCAAACACGTCAGGATTAGCCGATCTTTACCTCAAGGGCACGGCGGGGACTGGGCGCAGCTCAGGCCGCTCCTGGTCACTTTCGGGCACGACGGACGAGGCCACGCGCTGACCCGCAGGGCCCGCCGCAGCCCCAAGCACCAACGTTCCcgcaagaacaaaaaaaactgcCGCCGCCACGCTCTCTATGTGGATTTCAGCGACGTGGGTTGGAACGATTGGATCGTGGCCCCCCCGGGCTACCAGGCGTTTTACTGCCACGGGGACTGCCCCTTCCCTCTGGCCGACCACCTCAACTCCACCAACCACGCCATCGTGCAGACGTTGGTCAACTCCGTCAACTCCAGCATCCCCAAGGCCTGCTGCGTGCCCACGGAGCTGAGCGCCATCTCCATGCTCTACCTGGATGAGTATGACAAGGTGGTGCTGAAAAACTACCAGGAGATGGTGGTGGAGGGGTGCGGGTGCCGCTga